The following are from one region of the Streptomyces rubrogriseus genome:
- a CDS encoding ABC transporter permease, whose amino-acid sequence MPEQEPYEPERAIAGTGMGGTMDLGASEAVTLEQPPGPDGADPRDKPRSLWTDAWHDLRRNPVFIISALVILFLIVISIWPSLIASGSPLKCDLAKAQEGSQPGHPFGFNGQGCDVYTRTVYGARTSVAVGILATLGVALLGSVLGGLAGFFGGGGDAVLSRITDIFFAIPVVLGGLVLLSVITSNTIWPVIGFIVLLGWPQISRIARGSVITAKQNDYVQAARALGASNSRLLLRHIAPNAVAPVIVVATIALGTYISLEATLSFLGVGLKPPSVSWGIDISSAAPYVRNAPHALLWPSGALAITVLAFIMLGDAVRDALDPKLR is encoded by the coding sequence ATGCCTGAACAGGAGCCCTACGAGCCCGAACGCGCCATCGCCGGCACCGGCATGGGCGGCACGATGGACCTCGGCGCCAGCGAGGCGGTCACGCTGGAGCAGCCGCCGGGCCCGGACGGGGCCGACCCGCGGGACAAGCCCCGCAGCCTGTGGACCGACGCCTGGCACGACCTGCGCCGCAACCCCGTCTTCATCATCTCGGCGCTGGTGATCCTCTTCCTGATCGTCATCTCCATCTGGCCGTCGCTGATCGCCTCCGGCAGCCCCCTCAAGTGCGATCTGGCCAAGGCCCAGGAAGGCTCCCAGCCCGGCCACCCGTTCGGCTTCAACGGCCAGGGCTGCGACGTCTACACCCGCACCGTCTACGGCGCCCGCACCTCGGTCGCGGTCGGCATCCTCGCCACCCTCGGCGTCGCGCTGCTCGGCAGCGTCCTCGGCGGTCTCGCCGGGTTCTTCGGCGGCGGCGGGGACGCGGTCCTGTCCCGGATCACCGACATCTTCTTCGCCATCCCGGTCGTCCTGGGCGGCCTCGTCCTGCTCTCCGTCATCACCAGCAACACCATCTGGCCGGTCATCGGCTTCATCGTGCTGCTCGGCTGGCCGCAGATCTCCCGCATCGCCCGCGGCTCCGTCATCACCGCCAAGCAGAACGACTACGTCCAGGCGGCGCGGGCACTGGGCGCCTCCAACTCCCGGCTCCTGCTGCGGCACATCGCGCCCAACGCCGTCGCCCCGGTCATCGTCGTGGCGACCATCGCGCTCGGCACCTACATCTCCCTGGAGGCGACCCTGTCCTTCCTCGGCGTCGGCCTGAAGCCGCCCAGCGTCTCCTGGGGCATCGACATCTCCTCCGCCGCCCCCTACGTGCGCAACGCCCCGCACGCGCTGCTGTGGCCGTCCGGGGCGCTCGCCATCACCGTCCTCGCGTTCATCATGCTCGGCGACGCGGTGCGCGACGCCCTCGACCCGAAGCTGAGGTGA